In Ailuropoda melanoleuca isolate Jingjing chromosome 4, ASM200744v2, whole genome shotgun sequence, the following proteins share a genomic window:
- the TCTA gene encoding T-cell leukemia translocation-altered gene protein isoform X2: MAEPWSGQSLQALPTTVLGALGTLGSEFLREWEVQDMRVTLFKLLLLWLVLSLLGIQLAWGFYGSTVTGLYHRPGLGGQNGSTPDGSTHFTSWETTANEPLKTHRE, encoded by the exons ATGGCGGAGCCTTGGTCTGGGCAGTCCTTACAGGCTCTGCCGACTACGGTGCTGGGCGCGCTGGGCACCCTGGGCAGCGAGTTCCTGCGGGAGTGGGAGGTGCAGGACATGCGCGTGACTCTCTTCAAGCTGCTGCTACTGTGGTTGGTGTTAAGTCTCCTGGGCATCCAGCTGGCGTGGGGGTTCTACGGGAGCACGGTGACAGGGCTGTATCACCGCCCAG GTCTGGGCGGTCAGAACGGATCCACACCTGATGGCTCCACGCATTTCACTTCGTG gGAAACAACAGCAAACGAACCTCTCAAAACCCACAGAGAATAA
- the TCTA gene encoding T-cell leukemia translocation-altered gene protein isoform X1 — translation MAEPWSGQSLQALPTTVLGALGTLGSEFLREWEVQDMRVTLFKLLLLWLVLSLLGIQLAWGFYGSTVTGLYHRPDPHPQPAAALDVFLPPGLGGQNGSTPDGSTHFTSWETTANEPLKTHRE, via the exons ATGGCGGAGCCTTGGTCTGGGCAGTCCTTACAGGCTCTGCCGACTACGGTGCTGGGCGCGCTGGGCACCCTGGGCAGCGAGTTCCTGCGGGAGTGGGAGGTGCAGGACATGCGCGTGACTCTCTTCAAGCTGCTGCTACTGTGGTTGGTGTTAAGTCTCCTGGGCATCCAGCTGGCGTGGGGGTTCTACGGGAGCACGGTGACAGGGCTGTATCACCGCCCAG atccccacccccagcctgctgCAGCTCTGGATGTGTTCCTGCCCCCAGGTCTGGGCGGTCAGAACGGATCCACACCTGATGGCTCCACGCATTTCACTTCGTG gGAAACAACAGCAAACGAACCTCTCAAAACCCACAGAGAATAA